One region of Clostridiales bacterium genomic DNA includes:
- a CDS encoding DUF1292 domain-containing protein — protein MFENGTFAVLGPDGKQVQCDVLFTYDCEDNGRSYVVFTTGEGAQQRLFANRYDTRDDGQLALLALENEQEYAIIKHCFEELKAKLAEQAAETAAQEGEPKA, from the coding sequence ATGTTTGAAAACGGAACGTTCGCGGTCCTCGGCCCGGACGGAAAACAGGTGCAGTGCGACGTGCTGTTCACCTATGACTGTGAGGACAACGGCCGCTCGTACGTTGTGTTCACGACCGGCGAAGGCGCGCAGCAGCGGCTGTTCGCCAACCGTTACGACACGCGCGACGATGGCCAGCTTGCCCTGCTCGCGCTCGAAAACGAGCAGGAATACGCCATCATCAAGCACTGCTTCGAGGAGCTCAAGGCAAAGCTCGCCGAGCAGGCCGCGGAGACCGCCGCACAGGAGGGTGAACCCAAAGCATGA
- a CDS encoding RidA family protein, whose protein sequence is MMKTVATNHAPAALGPYAQAQISGGFVFTSGQIGIDPATGVIADGIEAQAHQVFRNLTAVLQAAGSDMSKAVKTTVFIKNMDDFATVNAIYAEYFSEPFPARSCVEVARLPKDVLVECEVIAEA, encoded by the coding sequence ATCATGAAAACAGTTGCTACCAATCACGCCCCCGCCGCGCTCGGCCCCTACGCTCAGGCGCAGATCTCCGGCGGCTTTGTGTTCACGTCCGGCCAGATCGGCATCGACCCCGCTACCGGCGTCATCGCCGACGGCATCGAAGCGCAGGCCCATCAGGTCTTTCGCAACCTGACCGCCGTGCTGCAGGCGGCTGGCAGCGACATGTCCAAGGCCGTCAAGACGACGGTGTTCATCAAGAACATGGACGATTTCGCCACCGTCAACGCCATTTATGCCGAGTATTTCTCCGAGCCGTTCCCGGCCAGAAGCTGCGTTGAGGTCGCGCGCCTGCCCAAGGACGTGCTCGTCGAGTGCGAGGTCATCGCCGAGGCGTAA
- a CDS encoding TetR/AcrR family transcriptional regulator, which yields MEEKVVDRRVRKTKRQLRLALMKLMAEKSVKDISVRELAAIADINRGTFYIHYKDVYDLLSSLEDELADGLTVVCRRHNAKDSEGKTYPYLMELYQFIQQNSDLCHVLLGKNGDIAFTDRICHILRDEFLYDFLAYYYPNDPEMLDYFCSFIVSGNMSLALTWIDNGMKQTPEEMAVLAGEIIMHGVKVLETKA from the coding sequence ATGGAAGAAAAAGTTGTAGACCGCAGAGTGCGAAAGACGAAACGGCAGCTTCGGCTTGCTCTGATGAAGCTCATGGCGGAAAAAAGCGTCAAGGACATTTCCGTGCGCGAACTGGCCGCGATTGCAGACATCAACCGCGGCACCTTCTATATTCACTATAAGGATGTGTACGACCTGCTGTCCAGCCTCGAGGACGAGCTGGCGGACGGGCTGACGGTCGTCTGCCGCCGGCACAATGCGAAAGACTCCGAGGGCAAGACCTACCCGTACCTGATGGAGCTGTACCAGTTCATCCAGCAAAATTCGGATCTGTGTCACGTGCTGCTCGGCAAAAACGGCGACATTGCCTTTACCGACCGCATCTGCCACATCCTGCGCGACGAATTCCTGTATGACTTCCTCGCGTATTACTATCCGAACGACCCCGAGATGCTCGACTACTTCTGCTCGTTCATCGTGTCGGGCAATATGTCGCTCGCGCTCACGTGGATCGACAACGGCATGAAGCAGACGCCCGAAGAGATGGCCGTGCTTGCCGGCGAGATCATCATGCACGGCGTGAAAGTGCTCGAAACGAAAGCATAA
- a CDS encoding pyridoxamine 5'-phosphate oxidase family protein, whose amino-acid sequence MQEVYEFLKKCGTYYLATVDGDQPRVRPFGTVNLFEGKLYIQTGKVKAVSKEMAANPKVELCAFDGETWLRVSATAVEDDRVAARQNMLDHYPELQSMYAADDGNTQVLALTDATATFSSFAAAPRTVRW is encoded by the coding sequence ATGCAGGAAGTCTATGAATTTCTGAAAAAGTGCGGCACGTATTATCTCGCCACCGTCGATGGCGACCAGCCGCGCGTGCGCCCGTTCGGCACGGTGAATCTGTTCGAGGGCAAGCTCTATATCCAGACCGGTAAGGTCAAGGCCGTCTCGAAGGAGATGGCGGCCAATCCCAAGGTGGAGCTGTGCGCGTTTGACGGCGAGACCTGGCTGCGCGTGAGCGCGACGGCCGTGGAGGACGACCGCGTGGCGGCGCGGCAGAATATGCTCGACCATTATCCCGAGCTGCAGAGCATGTACGCCGCCGACGACGGCAACACGCAGGTGCTCGCGCTGACGGACGCGACCGCGACGTTCAGCTCCTTCGCCGCCGCACCGCGCACGGTGCGCTGGTAA
- a CDS encoding amidohydrolase produces MIRFFNGRTLTMADGVSVTTDEVWTDGDKIAYIGPTPETLPAFERQIDLGGDLVMPGFKNAHAHAGMSFVRSYADDVPLQPWLFEQIFPLEAKLTPEAVYAFTKLSILEYLTSGITAGFDMYYFREAIAQASIDCGFRTVLCGGGGSAQQLESEYRKFNALHPLISYQLGLHSEYTSNLTEMTEAGELARALHAPVFAHNAETAREVAECRGRWGKTPTELFDSLGHFDYGGGGFHCVHMTEHDLEIFRNRGLWAVTNPGSNAKLASGIAPLKQMRELGIHMAIGTDGPSSNNALDFFREMYLAAVLQKLRCGDAAALPADDVLYMATVGGAQAMGLTDCDVLAPGKQADLIVIDLQRPNMQPVHNAARNLVYSGSKENVRLTMVAGRVLYENGAFFVGEPAQDIYRAVDAAFAAMRARL; encoded by the coding sequence ATGATCCGCTTTTTCAACGGCCGCACGCTCACAATGGCGGACGGCGTGTCCGTCACGACGGACGAGGTCTGGACCGACGGGGACAAGATCGCCTACATCGGCCCCACGCCGGAGACGCTGCCCGCGTTCGAGCGGCAGATCGACCTCGGCGGCGACCTTGTCATGCCGGGCTTTAAGAACGCGCACGCGCACGCCGGCATGAGCTTTGTGCGCTCGTATGCCGACGATGTGCCGCTGCAGCCGTGGCTGTTCGAGCAGATCTTCCCGCTCGAGGCCAAGCTCACGCCTGAGGCGGTGTATGCGTTTACCAAGCTGTCCATCCTCGAGTATCTCACGAGCGGCATCACGGCCGGCTTTGACATGTACTATTTCCGCGAGGCCATCGCCCAGGCGAGCATCGACTGCGGCTTCCGCACGGTGCTGTGCGGGGGCGGCGGCAGCGCGCAGCAGCTCGAGAGCGAGTACCGCAAATTCAACGCCCTGCACCCGCTGATCTCCTATCAGCTCGGCCTGCACTCGGAGTATACCTCGAACCTCACCGAGATGACCGAGGCCGGCGAGCTGGCCCGCGCGCTGCACGCGCCGGTGTTCGCGCACAATGCCGAGACCGCGCGCGAGGTGGCCGAGTGCCGCGGCCGCTGGGGCAAGACGCCGACGGAGCTGTTTGATTCCCTCGGCCACTTTGATTACGGCGGCGGCGGCTTCCACTGCGTGCACATGACGGAGCACGATCTGGAGATCTTCCGCAATCGCGGGCTCTGGGCCGTCACGAACCCCGGCTCGAACGCCAAGCTCGCCAGCGGCATCGCCCCGCTCAAGCAGATGCGGGAGCTGGGCATCCATATGGCCATCGGCACCGACGGCCCGTCGAGCAACAACGCGCTCGATTTCTTCCGCGAGATGTATCTGGCCGCCGTGCTGCAAAAGCTGCGCTGCGGCGACGCGGCCGCCCTCCCGGCGGACGACGTGCTGTATATGGCGACGGTCGGCGGCGCGCAGGCCATGGGCCTGACCGACTGCGACGTGCTCGCCCCCGGCAAGCAGGCGGACCTGATCGTCATCGACCTGCAGCGGCCGAACATGCAGCCAGTGCACAACGCGGCGCGCAACCTCGTCTACAGCGGCTCGAAGGAGAATGTGCGCCTGACGATGGTCGCCGGGCGCGTGCTGTATGAAAACGGCGCGTTTTTCGTCGGCGAGCCGGCGCAGGACATTTACCGCGCCGTGGACGCGGCCTTTGCCGCCATGCGCGCCAGGCTCTGA
- a CDS encoding DUF1232 domain-containing protein, translating to MTKENIYYMDDNAFDRFYKRARYQANSFVAGKLGSKAADYLTTLPDFAYLICKLMLDPDVPSSRKLDLGFALLYVLSPLDLVPDSFPLLGKIDDAYAILVSVAKLLRSTDRNIILRHWLGDPETIDTVRAWLNYFDEKLGSGLMKKIAGMIKRA from the coding sequence ATGACCAAAGAAAACATCTATTACATGGACGACAACGCATTCGACCGTTTCTATAAGCGCGCCCGCTATCAGGCCAACAGCTTTGTGGCCGGAAAACTCGGCAGCAAGGCGGCCGATTATCTCACGACGCTGCCGGACTTTGCCTACCTGATCTGCAAGCTCATGCTCGACCCCGACGTGCCCTCGAGCCGCAAGCTCGACCTCGGCTTCGCGCTGCTGTATGTCCTCTCGCCGCTGGACCTCGTGCCGGACTCCTTCCCGCTGCTCGGCAAGATCGACGATGCCTACGCCATCCTCGTGTCGGTGGCCAAGCTCCTGCGCAGCACCGACCGCAATATCATCCTGCGCCACTGGCTCGGCGATCCCGAGACGATCGACACCGTGCGCGCCTGGCTCAACTACTTTGATGAAAAGCTCGGCTCCGGTCTCATGAAAAAGATCGCCGGCATGATCAAGCGCGCCTGA
- the ilvA gene encoding threonine ammonia-lyase, whose translation MEIPLQEFERAAQRLKGVLHHTELDLSATFSAMTGGNIYLKYENSQKTGSFKIRGASNKIAALVERGETGAVVASSAGNHAQGVAYAAHRFGIPATIVMPKTAPIAKAKATEGYGATVVLAGDCYDDAYAKACEICEQEHATFLHPYNDPEVIAGQGTLGLEILGDLPTADIIIVPAGGGGLLAGVAACIKQINPRVQVIGVQAEGANAIAQSFHSHSYVQTDSVATIADGIAVKAPGDITVPLIQKYADDVVTVNDLEISEAVLLLMERCKQIVEPSGAAPVAAVLKGKVDVKGKNVVCLLSGGNIDVSFIQCIIEQGLVSRHRRLRFTVTLLDRPGSLGKLLNDIAALGANILSVEHDRLTAGLNPNEIDVHVSCEVGGKEHGDRVLDQLIQNGYHVKID comes from the coding sequence GTGGAGATCCCACTGCAGGAATTTGAACGCGCGGCACAGCGGCTCAAGGGCGTGCTGCACCACACGGAGCTGGACCTGTCGGCCACGTTCTCAGCCATGACGGGCGGCAACATTTATCTTAAGTACGAAAACAGCCAGAAGACCGGCTCGTTCAAGATCCGCGGCGCGAGCAACAAGATCGCGGCGCTCGTCGAGCGCGGCGAGACCGGTGCCGTCGTGGCCTCATCGGCCGGCAACCATGCGCAGGGCGTGGCCTACGCCGCGCACCGCTTCGGCATCCCGGCCACGATTGTCATGCCCAAGACCGCGCCCATCGCCAAGGCGAAGGCCACGGAGGGCTACGGTGCCACCGTTGTGCTCGCGGGCGACTGCTATGACGACGCCTATGCCAAAGCCTGCGAGATCTGCGAGCAGGAGCACGCCACGTTCCTGCACCCCTACAATGACCCCGAGGTCATTGCCGGTCAGGGCACGCTCGGCCTCGAGATCCTCGGCGATCTGCCCACGGCGGACATCATCATCGTGCCGGCCGGCGGCGGCGGCCTGCTTGCCGGCGTGGCCGCGTGCATCAAGCAGATCAACCCCCGCGTGCAGGTCATCGGCGTGCAGGCCGAGGGCGCGAACGCGATCGCGCAGTCGTTCCATTCGCACAGCTATGTCCAGACCGACTCCGTGGCCACCATCGCCGACGGCATCGCCGTCAAGGCGCCGGGCGACATCACCGTCCCGCTCATCCAGAAATACGCCGACGACGTCGTCACCGTCAACGATCTCGAGATCTCCGAGGCGGTGCTCCTGCTCATGGAGCGCTGCAAGCAGATCGTCGAGCCCTCCGGCGCCGCGCCCGTGGCCGCCGTGCTCAAGGGCAAGGTCGATGTGAAGGGCAAAAACGTCGTGTGCCTGCTCTCCGGCGGCAACATCGACGTGAGCTTCATCCAGTGCATCATCGAGCAGGGCCTCGTGTCCCGCCACCGCCGGCTGCGCTTCACGGTCACGCTGCTCGACCGGCCGGGCAGTCTCGGCAAGCTGCTCAACGACATTGCCGCGCTCGGCGCGAACATCCTCTCCGTGGAGCATGACCGGCTCACCGCCGGGCTCAACCCCAACGAGATCGACGTGCACGTCTCGTGCGAAGTCGGCGGCAAAGAGCACGGCGACCGCGTGCTCGACCAGCTCATTCAAAACGGTTATCACGTAAAAATCGACTAA
- a CDS encoding ABC transporter ATP-binding protein, whose protein sequence is MLNIQHFTKTYGEKRAVDDLSLHIAPGEIYGFIGHNGAGKTTTLKAAVGILQFDAGEITIGGHSIQTEPLACKRLLAYIPDNPDLYDFMSGIQYLNFIADVFGIPAAERWARIEPYADAFELTGDLAQPISAYSHGMKQKLAIIAAWIHDPKLIIMDEPFVGLDPKAAHLLKGMMRELCDVGGAIFFSTHVLEVAEKLCDKVAIIKGGRLIRSGTMEEVKGDDSLEDVFLELEDASC, encoded by the coding sequence ATGCTCAACATTCAGCATTTTACCAAGACCTACGGCGAGAAAAGGGCCGTCGACGACTTGAGCCTGCACATCGCGCCGGGCGAGATCTACGGCTTCATCGGCCACAACGGCGCCGGCAAGACGACGACACTCAAGGCGGCCGTCGGCATCCTGCAGTTTGACGCGGGCGAGATCACGATCGGCGGGCACTCCATCCAAACCGAGCCGCTGGCCTGCAAGCGGCTGCTCGCCTACATCCCGGACAATCCGGATCTGTACGATTTCATGAGCGGCATCCAGTACCTGAACTTTATTGCCGACGTTTTCGGCATCCCGGCCGCGGAGCGCTGGGCGCGCATCGAGCCGTATGCCGACGCATTCGAGCTCACGGGTGATCTAGCGCAGCCGATCAGCGCGTACTCGCACGGCATGAAGCAGAAACTCGCCATCATCGCGGCGTGGATCCACGACCCGAAGCTCATCATCATGGACGAACCGTTCGTCGGCCTCGACCCGAAGGCGGCGCACCTGCTCAAGGGCATGATGCGCGAGCTGTGCGACGTCGGCGGCGCGATCTTCTTCTCGACGCACGTGCTCGAGGTCGCCGAAAAGCTCTGCGACAAGGTGGCCATCATCAAGGGCGGGCGGCTCATCCGCTCCGGCACGATGGAGGAGGTCAAGGGCGACGACAGTCTCGAGGACGTGTTCCTGGAGCTGGAGGATGCATCATGCTGA